From a single Campylobacter concisus genomic region:
- a CDS encoding ATP-dependent DNA helicase, producing MLDQILKILSRSNVFLTGGGGVGKSYLTASIIRHYKENFKNVIILGSTGISAVSLGGVSLHSFFKFGYCKDYEELRRFDYHQKDKLSKLRNMLNACDLLVIDEISMVSSNLMEMIRYRLLTSKFKGKVLIVGDFYQLPPVQKEQNENRLFNFLYAFNSSAWEDMKFTNVELLVSKRTNDLKFYEILSRLRVGELDDEIMGYIESLRVTKIEPDDDTSVLFGRNAEAEMLNQKRLSELDTPLEISNSDVLVMDENLDKKEFEKWANTLNISRDLEMKIGAKIIFTSNKWGEYYNGEQGKIMQILKENGVISSVIVKKDSGEICEIEKAAYIFSSLNLNEDEIEENVQASLHQFPFKLAYALTIHKSQGMSINSLICNINHIFAKGQLYVALSRAVSPKNLKLFYDKKSDFRQHLRKVVKIDDEVKKFYQENVFLHIKENL from the coding sequence ATGCTAGATCAGATTTTAAAAATTTTATCTCGCTCAAACGTCTTTTTAACTGGTGGCGGAGGTGTTGGCAAGAGCTATCTAACTGCCTCCATCATCAGACACTACAAAGAAAATTTCAAAAACGTCATAATCCTTGGCTCAACTGGCATAAGCGCTGTTAGCCTTGGAGGAGTTAGCTTACATAGTTTTTTTAAATTTGGCTACTGCAAGGACTATGAGGAGCTAAGGCGCTTCGACTATCATCAAAAAGATAAACTAAGCAAGCTAAGAAATATGCTTAATGCATGTGATCTGCTTGTAATTGATGAAATTTCAATGGTGAGCTCAAATCTAATGGAGATGATAAGATACCGACTACTTACTTCCAAATTTAAAGGTAAGGTGCTTATAGTGGGTGATTTTTATCAGCTTCCACCAGTGCAAAAGGAGCAAAACGAAAATAGGCTTTTTAATTTTTTATACGCTTTTAACTCCAGTGCGTGGGAGGATATGAAATTTACAAATGTTGAGCTACTGGTCTCAAAACGTACAAACGATCTTAAATTTTATGAGATTCTCTCTCGTCTTAGAGTAGGCGAGCTAGATGATGAAATAATGGGCTATATAGAGAGTTTAAGAGTGACCAAGATAGAGCCAGATGATGATACGAGCGTGCTTTTTGGTAGAAACGCCGAGGCTGAAATGCTAAATCAAAAAAGGCTTTCAGAACTTGACACGCCACTTGAAATTTCAAACTCGGACGTGCTTGTTATGGATGAAAATTTAGATAAAAAAGAGTTTGAAAAATGGGCAAATACACTAAATATCTCAAGAGATTTGGAGATGAAGATAGGCGCTAAGATCATCTTTACGTCAAATAAATGGGGCGAGTATTATAACGGCGAGCAGGGCAAGATCATGCAAATTTTAAAAGAAAACGGAGTTATTTCAAGCGTGATTGTAAAAAAAGATAGTGGCGAAATTTGTGAGATAGAAAAAGCTGCTTATATATTTAGTTCGTTAAATTTAAACGAAGATGAGATCGAAGAAAATGTACAAGCCTCGCTCCATCAGTTTCCATTTAAGCTTGCTTACGCTCTAACCATCCATAAATCTCAAGGAATGAGCATAAACTCGCTCATTTGTAATATCAACCATATTTTTGCCAAAGGACAACTCTACGTCGCACTTTCTCGTGCAGTAAGTCCTAAAAATTTAAAACTTTTTTATGATAAAAAAAGTGATTTTAGGCAGCATTTAAGAAAAGTGGTTAAAATTGACGACGAAGTTAAGAAATTTTACCAAGAAAACGTATTTTTGCATATTAAGGAGAATTTATGA
- the lolA gene encoding LolA-like outer membrane lipoprotein chaperone — protein sequence MRKFLVASLVAVCSFGAGLNFKSLQSDFTQTVFSEGKSINYKGRFYAKNDNTALWIYESPTPKRIYFNKERVIVIEDELEQAIISKLDDTPNLTQILAHAEQIQPTLYKAIYDGVEYFITIKNTLPTTIDYKDKLSNKIKITLSNPVKDALIPQETLTPVIPQGYDIVNQ from the coding sequence ATGAGAAAATTTCTAGTTGCATCTCTCGTTGCAGTTTGCTCATTTGGTGCTGGATTAAATTTCAAAAGCTTGCAAAGTGACTTTACACAAACTGTATTTAGCGAAGGCAAAAGCATAAATTACAAAGGTAGATTTTACGCAAAAAACGACAATACTGCACTTTGGATATATGAAAGTCCAACACCAAAGAGAATTTATTTTAACAAAGAGCGTGTGATCGTGATTGAGGACGAGCTTGAGCAAGCCATCATTTCAAAGCTTGATGATACGCCAAATTTGACACAAATCTTGGCTCATGCAGAGCAAATTCAACCAACACTTTACAAAGCGATATATGATGGAGTTGAATATTTTATAACTATTAAAAACACACTTCCAACGACGATTGACTACAAAGACAAGCTTTCAAATAAGATAAAAATAACTCTAAGCAACCCAGTAAAAGACGCGCTCATACCACAAGAGACGCTAACTCCGGTTATCCCGCAAGGTTACGATATAGTAAATCAATAA
- a CDS encoding ABC transporter permease has protein sequence MTSLPKYLLFKYLRFDKTQPFITLSALLAFLGVSIGLMVLIVAMAIMNGFDKEFERKLFTMNYPITIQSAFKGSIDDDFVDELKARFSDLKFSPFISTQVIYRSANALEGGLVYGVNFKDEKQINSVVNEALKDKELDGFEILVGSGIMSEFRLRNDEKLTLIFTKADPAGFSLTPKMKRFDIGGSFTSGLIAYDKAFSYTSVDALRKILDYPKGVYDGIHIFSSKPFDDIKRVREGLPTGMVAIGWWEQNGNFFSALALEKRALFIVLMLIILVASLNIISSLLMTVMNRRQEIALLLALGASKGEIKRSFFYQGLVIGGGGIIFGLALGFLGLFLLGNFNIIDLPADVYGSSKLPLELSLIDFVLIIVGAIFIVAISSYYPAKKATEVNVLQTLRNE, from the coding sequence ATGACAAGCTTACCAAAGTACCTACTTTTTAAATATTTAAGATTTGATAAAACTCAGCCATTTATCACTCTAAGTGCCTTGCTTGCCTTTCTTGGCGTTAGCATCGGACTTATGGTTTTGATCGTTGCAATGGCGATTATGAACGGGTTTGATAAAGAATTTGAGCGCAAACTTTTTACGATGAACTATCCAATAACCATTCAAAGTGCCTTTAAAGGCTCTATTGATGATGACTTTGTTGATGAGCTAAAGGCTAGATTTAGTGATCTTAAATTTAGTCCATTTATAAGCACACAGGTCATTTACCGCTCGGCAAATGCACTTGAGGGCGGACTGGTTTATGGCGTAAATTTTAAAGATGAAAAGCAGATAAACTCAGTCGTAAATGAAGCTTTAAAAGATAAAGAGCTAGATGGTTTTGAGATACTTGTGGGAAGTGGCATAATGAGCGAGTTTAGACTAAGAAACGATGAGAAATTAACGCTTATCTTTACAAAGGCCGATCCAGCTGGCTTTTCGCTAACGCCAAAGATGAAGCGCTTTGATATCGGTGGCTCATTTACATCTGGGCTAATCGCCTATGACAAGGCGTTTTCATACACTTCAGTCGATGCTTTGAGGAAAATTTTAGACTATCCAAAAGGCGTTTATGATGGAATTCATATCTTTTCAAGTAAGCCATTTGATGATATAAAAAGAGTGCGTGAGGGCCTGCCAACTGGCATGGTTGCTATTGGCTGGTGGGAGCAAAATGGTAACTTTTTCTCAGCACTCGCACTTGAAAAACGAGCACTTTTTATAGTTTTGATGCTAATTATCCTTGTGGCGTCGCTAAACATCATAAGCTCGCTGCTAATGACAGTGATGAACCGCAGGCAAGAAATTGCCTTGCTTCTTGCACTTGGTGCTAGCAAAGGCGAGATAAAAAGAAGCTTTTTCTATCAAGGGCTAGTAATCGGCGGTGGCGGCATTATATTTGGCTTAGCGCTTGGCTTTTTAGGGCTATTTTTACTTGGAAATTTCAACATTATAGACTTGCCAGCTGACGTTTATGGCTCAAGTAAACTTCCATTAGAACTTTCTTTGATTGACTTTGTGCTTATAATAGTTGGAGCTATTTTTATCGTGGCTATCTCGTCTTATTACCCAGCTAAAAAAGCCACAGAAGTAAATGTGCTTCAAACTTTAAGAAATGAGTAG